From the genome of Rathayibacter sp. VKM Ac-2804:
GCGTCGCTGCCCAAGGTGTCCAGCGCCGGACTCGTCGACGACAACCGCGAGTTCGAGGTCGCCAACGAGTACCGCGGCAGCATGAACATCAAGTCGCCGACCGTGCTCGCCAAGACCGGGAAGCTCTCCGGCGGCAACCAGCAGAAGGTCGTCCTGTCGAAGTGGATCTACTCCGACCCGGACGTCCTGATCCTCGACGAGCCGACCCGCGGCATCGACGTGGGCGCGAAGTACGAGATCTACACCATCATCAACCGGCTCGCGGCGGAGGGTAAGGGGATCATCGTCATCTCCTCCGAGCTGCCCGAGCTGCTCGGCATCTGCGACCGCGTCTACGCGCTGTCGGAGGGCCGCATCACGGGCGAGCTGCCCATCGCCGAGGCCACGCCCGAGGCAGTCCTCACCCTCATGACCCAGGAGAAGCAACGATGACCGATCTGCAGAACACCCCGCCGACGGCGGCGGGAGCGCAGGTGAACCCCACCGAGAACGCGTTCACCAAGCGCCTCAGCCACGTCCTCAGCGACCTGGGCAAGAACGGCATCTTCCTCGCCCTGATCGTGGTGGTGCTGCTCTTCCAGATCATGACCAACGGGATCCTCCTGCGTCCGCAGAACATCTCGAACCTGATCGTCCAGAACGGCTACATCCTCATCCTCGCCATCGGCATGGTGATGGTCATCGTGGCCGGGCACATCGACCTCTCGGTCGGCTCCATCGCCGCGTTCGTCGGCGCCATGTCCGGTGTCTTCGCCGTCAACATGGGCCTGCCGTGGTTCGTCTCGATCGTGCTCTCGCTGCTCATCGGAGCTCTGGTGGGCGCCTGGCAGGGCTTCTGGATCGCGTTCGTGGGGATACCCGCGTTCATCGTGACCTTGGCGGGCATGCTGATCTTCCGCGGCCTGGCGCTCGTCGTCCTCGGCAACGCGAACATCGGCTCGTTCCCGATCGAGTACCGCGCCCTGGGCAACGGCTTCCTCACCGACCTGTTCGGCGAGACCGAGGGTCTCGACCCGCTGTCGCTCGGCGTCGGCGCGCTCGCGATCATCGCGTTCACCGTGCAGTCGGTCCGCACCCGCCGCGGCCGCCAGAAGTACAACCAGGGTGTCGAGCCGGGCGCCTGGTTCGTCACCAAGCTCGTCCTCATCGCGCTCGTCGTCGCCGCGTTCGCCTTCGCGCTCTCGTCGTTCAAGGGCATCCCGGTGACCCTGATCGTCCTGGCCGTGCTCGTCCTCGTCTACGGCGTCGTGATGAACCGCTCGGTCTTCGGCCGCCACGTCTACGCCATCGGCGGCAACCTGCACGCCGCGGAGCTCTCGGGCATCAAGACGCGCAACGTCACCTTCTGGCTGTTCGTCAACATGGGCGTCCTCGCGGCGCTGGCCGGTCTCGTCTTCACCGCCCGCCTCAACCTGGCGGGTCCGAAGGCCGGCGACGGCTTCGAGCTCGAGGCCATCTCGGCCGCGTTCATCGGCGGCGCGGCCGTCCAGGGCGGCGTCGGCACCATCGGCGGCGCGATCCTCGGTGGTCTGATCATCGGCGTCCTGAACAACGGCATGTCGATCATGGGCATCGGCATCGAGTGGCAGCAGGCGGTCAAGGGCCTCGTGCTCCTGCTCGCGGTCGCCTTCGACGTCTACAACAAGCGCCGCTCCGGCGGACGCTAGCCGCTCCGGTCGTGGCCGACTGGTCGCGGTTCCTGCCGCTCAGCTCCGGAGCCTCGGTCGACGAGTCGGGGGTCAGCAACGACTGGCGCCCGCTCGTCGCGGATCGGCTCGACCGGCTCGCCGTCCTGGCCGCCTCCCCCTCCTTCACGGAGGGCGGGGCGGCCAGTGCCGTCTCCACCCCTCTTCTCGGCGCCCTCGTCGTGCGGCTCTCCAGCAGTACGACGCAGCGGCTCGCCTCCCGCCTCGGCGCTCGCGAGGCCGCCGATCCCCCCGCCCCGGCAGCGCTGCCGGCGGCGATCACCGCCCTCGCGACCGCCCGCCGCGCCGGTCGCGGCCCCACCGGCGTCGCCGAGCTCGTCGAGGTCGTCCGCGTCGAGCTGGCCCTCGCCCCGGAGACGGTCCTCCCCGAGAAGGTCTCCGGCGCCGTCGCGCTCGACCGCTTCCTCCGCGCGCCGCTCGCCATCCGCGCCGCCGCCCGCGGCAGCTCCCTCGTGCCGACGGACGCCTCCTGGTCGCTCGGCTCCGGCCCCGCCGTCCGCGCGCCGGCCACCGAGATCCTGCTCTTCCTGCTCGACCTCGGCCCCTTCCCCACCTCGGTCGCGCCGGAGGAGTAGCGAGCGCCAGAATCCGGACGATCGACGCCTGCCGAGAGTCCCGCTGACGACGGATGTGAAGATGTTTCACGTCCGTCTTCTCCTTCTCCGCTCCGAGGATCTCCATGACCACGCTCCACCACGACCGCCCGACGACCTCCGGCCGGCGTCGCCCCCGCTCCCTCGACATCGCGGTCGCGACCGCACTGACCGTCGGTCTCCTCGGCGGTGCGGCCACCGCCGCCCACGCCGAGGCCCCTTCGACGGGGTCGCCTGCGCCCTCGTCGGGAGTCGCCGCTCCCGTCGAGCACCCCGGCATCGACGGGCACTTCACCGGAGTGCTCGACACCGAGGACGGCCGACCCGTCACCGTCGGCACGTACATCACCTGGACCGCTGAACTCGCCAACACCGGCGACGTCGAGATCCGCACCATCCACGGCATCGACGTCAACCTCGCCCCCGGCGAGACCACCACCAACTTCTCCTGGCGGAAGCAGGTCACCCAGGCCGACCTCGACGCCGGCACGGCCACCATCAGCTTCCCCTACGACGCCACCACCGCCTCCGGCCTGGCCTTCACCTCCCCCGCCATCACCGGCACCCTCGCCCTGCCGCCGCGGCCGGCGGCGAACTGACGCGAGCCCTGGAGTCGAGGGACTGCATGCCACCCCGCAGGGAACACGCGACGGGAGAACCCTGCGCAGGAGGCGCCGGGTCGCCCTCCACGAGCAGCCGCGTCCTCGCCCGTCAGGACCTCCTCGCCCTGCGCGGACTCGTCAACACTCTCCATTCGCTCCTGCTGGCCGAGATCGTCGACAGTCATGCGGTCGGCAGGATCAGGGTGTCGCTGAACGAGACCGGTCTCCTCGCGGGAACGGAGGCCACCGATCCCGCCGACATCGACATCCGCCAGGCACTCGAGGACCTCTTCCACCGGTTGCTCTACGTCCTGGAGGAGACGGACGAGGTCGACGGCCGTCATCCCGTCTGGTCGGGTGATGACGAGAGCGCGTCCGGCACGTCGTAGAGAGGGCTCTCCCCGCGACGCCCTGTGGAGGTCGTCACGTCTCGGCTCGTCGGTCGGGCGGGCCTGCTGCCGCGGACTCGTCCACCGGAGCCGGCCGTAGCATCGGAGGATGACGCGCTCACTGCCGAGAAGCACCCCCTCCGCCCACGACCTCGACGCCGCGGGCGTCCTCGATCTGCTCGACGCGATCGAGGCCGCGCCCGGTGTCGAGCTGCACGGCCTGATGGTCGTGCACGGCGGCGACGTGGTCGCGGAGGGCTGGTGGGCTCCGTACTCCGCCGAGCGGCTGCACCTGCTCTACTCGCTCAGCAAGAGCTTCACCTCGGCGGCGGTCGGCCTCGCGGTCGGCGAGGGGCTCGTCGATCTCGATGCGACCGTCCTCTCCTACTTCCCCGAGCTCGACGCCGAGGTGACGGATCCGCGCTCCCGGGCACTCCGCGTCCGGCACGTCCTCGCGATGGCGAGCGGCCACTCCGCCGAGACGATCGACCGGGCCCGTGAGCTCGATCCCGTCGACATGGTCCGCGGCTTCCTGCTGCTGCCGCCCGAGCAGGAGCCCGGCAGCGTCTTCGCCTACAACCAGCCCTGCACCTTCGCGGCCGCGGCGATCGTGCAGCGCGTCACCGGTCAGTCGTTGACCGAGTACCTCCGCCCCCGGCTGCTCGATCCGCTCGGCATCGGCGAGGTCGCCTGGATCCGCGACGCCTCCGACCGCGAGATCGGCTACAGCGGGATGCACACCACGACCGAGGCGGCCGCCGCCCTGGGACAGCTGCACCTGCGGGAGGGCCGCTGGGGCGACCGCGCGATCCTCTCGCCGGAGTGGGTGGCCGAGGCGTCCACCGCGCAGGTCGCCACTCCCCCGAACGACGGACCGGACTGGGAGCAGGGCTACGGCTTCCAGTTCTGGCGCTCGCTGCACGGCTACCGTGCCGACGGCGCCTACGGCCAGTTCAGCCTGATCGTTCCGGAGCACGACCTCGTCGTCGCGATCACCGGCCAGAGCACCGACACCGGCGCGCTGCTCGCGGCGGTGTGGGAGCACCTGCTGCCGGCGGTCGGCCGCGGATCGACGGCGGACGCCGACGCGCAGCTGCTCGAGCGCCTCGGCTCGCTCGGGCTCGCGCCGCTCCCCGCTCCGTCCACCGCCCCCGAGCCCGCGCGCTTCACGGCTGCGGCCGACTCGGCGGTCCGCTCGCTGACCGCGGTGGAGATCGCGGGCGACGACGCCGGCTGGACCCTCGCGCTGATCGAGGGCGAGGAGCGGCTGCTGCTCGCACCCGGCTCCGGCGAGTGGGTCGTCACCGACGTCGTCGCGGCGAGCGCCGGCACGGGCGAGGGCGGCACCCTCCTGGTCGACGTGATCTTCCTCGAGACGCCGCACCGCCTGCACCTCGTGCTCGACCCCGCCGCCGGCAGCGTCTCGGCGCGCTGGGCGACGGAGCCGCTGCACGAGGGGCCGCTCGCGCTGCTGCGCGCCCCGCGCTGAGCCGGGGCTCCTCACTCAGGGCCCTGCGCGAAGGGACCGGCGACGGGCCCCGCACACTCTGCGGGGCCCCGTTCACGTCCACTCGCGAGCTCCGACGCAGGCGAGTGGACCCGTGTCGGGGTCTGCGGACGGGGCGGGACCCGTTTCGCGTCCGCTTGGCGCGGAGGCGCCTACGTCGATCCATTCGGCGCACTGGTCTCGCGGAACGTCGGTGGTCCGCTGTAGCGTCGAGAGCGGATGTTAACGTCAACATCGTCCCGGCGTGCAAAGGAGCACAGCATGAGATCCCGACAGTCATCGGCACGGAACCGCTCGGCACTGGCGGGAGTGGCCGCGGTCGTCGCGGCCCTCCTCCTCGGAGTCGGAGCGTCACCCGCGACGGCGGCGCCCTCCGGAGTCGTCACCGATCCGAACGACGGAGTGCCGCGGACCAGTCCGCCGCCCGTCTACACCGACTACCCCGCGGTCCAGGACCCGGGCCGCGGCGCCGCCGGCTACTTCCAGCCCTCCTGGTACGACACCGACGGCCGCCACATCCAGGCGCACGGCGGTCAGATCGTGACGACCGAGGAGAACGGCCAGGAGGTGCAGTACTGGTACGGCGAGGACCGCACCAAGGGCTACTGGAACAGCCCCGGCGTCGCCGTCTACCGCTCGACGGACGGCCACAACTGGGAGAACGAGGGCGTCGCGCTCCGCAGCGTCGCCGCCCCCGGCGACCTCGAGGCGCCCTACTTCGACGCCCTCTACGACACCGTCGACGACGCGGGCCAGCCGCGCGCCGACCGCATCGCCGAGCTCGACCACCACCTCGACACGACGCAGTCCTCGCCGAACACCGCGATCTTCGAGCGCCCCAAGGTCCTCTTCAACGAGAAGACCGGCAAGTGGGTCATGTGGTGGCACTCCGACGGCCGCATCACGCCGGGCGGCAGCACCTACGCGCGGTCGATGGCGGGAGTCGCGACCTCCGACAGCCCGACCGGCCCGTTCACCCTGCAGGGTGTCTACCGGCTCTACAACCGGACGGACTACCAGGCCTGCACGACCTCGGCCGTCCCCGGCCAGGCGCGCGACATGACCGTCTTCCAAGACGAGGACGGCACCGCCTACATCTCCTACTCCTCCGAGGAGAACTACTCCCTCTACATCGCGAAGCTCGACGCCGACTACACGAACGTCGAGCGCACGACGACGACGGACACCCTTGACGCTGGTCAGTACTCGGCCGACGGCACCTACCCGTACGTCTTCGCGGATGGCACGGCGGGCGCACCCGTCCGCGGGACCGACTTCCAGATCGTCAAGGAGTGCGGCCACCTCGAGGCGCCCGCGATCTTCGCGAACGGCGGGAAGTACTACACGATCGCCTCCGGAGCGACCGGCTGGGCGCCCAACCCGCAGACCTACTACACCGCCGACTCCATCCTCGGCTCGTGGATTCGCGGCGTGGAGAAGGGCGACGTCAACGAGAACGTCGCCTACAACGCGATCCCCGAGGGCGGTGACGGACTGCTCTCCATCGGCGACGGCCGGAAGACCACCTTCGGCTCGCAGTCGACGAACGTGCTGACGCTCGCGCCCGGGAAGTACGTCTACATGGGCGACCGCTGGAACGACGGCGAGTCGGACTCGAACTACGTCTGGCTGCCGATGACCGTCGGCGAGAACGGCCGCCTCGAGATGCGCAATCCCGCCACCGAGGACCCGGCGCGCTGGGCGAACGGCTGGAACGAGTCCTACTGGGACGGCAAGGGCGTCGGAGTGGGCACCTGGTCCGTCGCCGACGACCGCCTGCCCGACACGGTGCGCCGGAACGCCGACGTCGCCGCCGCCCTGCCCGCGACGGTGTCCGTGACGACCGGCTCCGGCACCCGCGACGTCGCGGTCACCTGGGCGCCGACCGGCCCCGCGCTCCTCGGCACGCTGACGGTGACAGGCACGCTCGCCGCCGACTCCGAGTTCGCGACCGGCCGCACCTTCACGCGCACGATCGAGGTCGCGGAGCCCGGGATCGCGAACCTCGCGCCCGGCGCCTCGCTGACGGTCTCGAGCCGCGCCGACCTCGCGCCGACGCTCGTCGACGGGAACGTGAAGGCGAAGGGCTGGGACGACTGGACCGGCACCGGCTACCCCCGCGACAGCCGGCTCGCCTTCTCCTGGAGCAGCCCGCAGAACCTCGACTCGGTGACGGTGCACGCCTTCAAGGACGGTGCGACGGCGACCTGGCCCTCGCGCATCGAGGTCGAGTACCAGGCGAACGGCGCATGGACCACGAGCACCGTTGCGGCGACGCTCTCGCAGGCCGCGACCGACGCCGCGCCGACGGTCGCCCTCGACCTGTCCTCGCTGCCGGACACCACCGGACTCCGCCTGCACCTGACGAGCGCCGCGAACACCTGGCAGTCGATCTCCGAGGTGCAGATCTGGGGCACCGCGCCGCCCGTGAACGTCTGCCGGGTGAAGGGCGCCGCCGTCTCGGCGTCGTTCAGCCAGACCAAGTGGGCGACCCTGCCCGCCGGCAACGCCTGCGACGGGAGCGTCGCGACGGCGTGGTCGACCTGGACCGACCAGGCGTTCGCCGGCAGTGCGGACTTCACGCTGACCACCACGGAGGCGCACCGCGTCGCCGGGCTGTCGTTCACCAACACCGAGGGAACGCTCGCCTCGGTGAGCATCGCCTACCGCGGCACCGACGGCGTCTGGCGCCCGACCTCCGCGCAGAACGTCGCTCCCGCGGCGAACGGCGCGCTGACGACGATCCCCTTCACCGCGGTCGACGCCACGGGGCTGAAGCTGAGCTTCTCGACGCCGAACTCGTACCTGAAGATCACCGAGATCGTGGTGCCCGAGGCGGCGGCTCCGGCGCTGACGGTGCCGGCCGTCGTGTCGTCGCGCTGCATCGCCGGCAAGGCGGTGCTGTCGGTGACGGCGACCAACGGCGAGAGCGCGCCGATCGGCGTCACCGTCTCGTCCGCGTACGGCCAGAAGGCCTTCGCGAGCGTCGCGGCGGGCGCGAACGCCGCGCACAGCTGGACCACGCGCCAGACCGCGATGCCGTCCGGTGAGGTCACCGTCACCGCGACGTCCGGCCCGGCCACCCTCGAGCAGAAGGTGAGCTACCCGGCCCGCACCTGCTGACACCCCCGGATCTCGAGGCGCCCGCTGCGCGGTCTGCTCGATCAGCAGGAATCGCGCAGCGGCGACGGTCGGTGCTCGCGCACGGCCCCCTCTGCATGCTGGTCGAGTAGCCGCGGAGCGGCGTCTCTGCATGCTGGTCGAGTAGCCCCGCAAGGGCGTATCGAGACCCTTCCACTCCAAGGACGTCGGTCTCTTCCCCGCCCTGCGCTGGCGCCGAAGGCGCCCGCTCCGCGGGCTGCTCGATGAGCAGGGGCGTCCGCCCCTTCCCCACTGCACCCGGAAGCGGGGTCTCCCCCGCCCGCCCGCCACTGATAGGAATCTCAGGCCGGTGCATCGCCGCGACCGGCAGAACGGGAACCTCAGTGATCCGCACCACCCGCGCCGTCCTCGCGACCGCGGTCCCCACCGCCGCCGTCGCGCTGAGCGTCCTCCTCGCCTCGGCCGCTCTCGCTCCGGAGGCGGTCACCGCTCCCGAGAGCACGGCCACGGCCGCGCCCGTGCCCGTCGCCACGTCCTCCGTCTCGTCGACGGCACTGCCCTGGCCCTCGACCGCCGCGCGCAGCGGTCGCGAGTCCGTCACGGACGCGGCGACCGCCTGCTGCGCAGCGCCCGCGGCGACGAGCGCGGCCACTCCCGCCGCCGCCCCGGGTGACGACGCCACGCGACTGGACGCCACGCCACCCGCCTCCACGTCGCCCGCCTCCCCCGACGGACCCGCCCCCACCGCGACTCCCTCCCCCGAGACCCCCGACCGCGTCCCCGAGCAGCAGGACGCCGGCGGCGTCGACGTGGGCGTCAGCATCGACCCGCCCGCCGTCCCCGGAGTCCTGTCGATGACCGTCGCCGACTCGTCCGCCACTCTCGTCGAGTCCGGCTCCACACCCCTGCGCCGACGGTTCGTCGGCGCGCTGCCCACCGTCACGGTCACCGACAGCCGCGACCCCGCGCCGAGCCCGGCCGCCTCCGGCTGGTACGTCCTCGCCTCCGCGAGCGACTTCACCGGCACGAGCGGCCGCACGATCGGCGCCGAGCACCTCGGCTGGACCCCGGAGCTCACGGGCACCGGTGACGCGGTCTCCGCGGGCCCCCGCGTCGCAGGGACCCTCGACGGCGGCCCGGGCCTCAGCGACGCGGTGCTCCTCAGCGCCGCCGACGACTCCCCCGGGGCGTCCGGCTCGTGGTCCGCGACCGCCGCCCTCCTGCTCGGCACCGAGCCGACCGTCGCGGCCGGCGGCTACCGCTCGACGCTCACCCTCTCGCTCTTCGAGTGAGCCGGCCCGGCTCTCACTCCCCGAGCGTCGCCAGGATCTCCTCCGCCCGCACCGCGACGGCGTGCTCCCGTTCGGCGAGCTCGGCGAGCGCCGTCCGCTCCCGCGCGATCAGCGCCGCCTGATTCCGCGCCTCCAGCTCGCTCAGCGTCTCGACGAGCGCCGTCTCCTCCTTGCAGCCCACGTCGATCAGCGCCGTCCGGACCGCGTCCTCGCGCTCGACCGGCACCTCCGGCGTCCCCGGCGAGCGCTCGCCGGTCCGCAGCACGAGCCCGTGCTCGACCAGGCAGGCGCTCCACCGCGCGCGCACCGCGGCCCACTCGCGCGTCGACTCGGCGGCCGACCTCGCCCGCTCGCGGATCCGCCGCGGCAGCTCCGTGGTCGCGAGCGACGCCGCGTCCGCGCTGTCGCGGCCGAGCTCGGGCAGGTGCTCCGTCGACTCGAGGCAGTCGGCGAAGGCGGGCCCCCAGCCCGCGTCGGCCCGGCTCGCCGCGACGACCGACTCGTCGAGCGCGCGCATCATCGCCGTCCGCTCCGCGTCGAGCTCGTAGCCGGAGCGCGCCGCCTGCTCCCGGGTCCACACCCCGTAGACGCCGTCGGCGAGCGGCGGACGAGGCACGGGCCCGAGCTCGGCCGGCGGGTAGGACCGGCCGCTCTCTCGGAGGCAGGCGTCGAGCAGCAGGGCGTTCGCCTGCACCAGCCGCCCTTGAGCGGCCGGGTCGAGGAAGTACGCGTCGATCGGGAGCTCGATCGTGCCGGCGGACCGGTCGAGGACGGCACCGGCGTCGGCGGAGGCGGCGATGTCGACGTCGACGCCGGACGCGAGATCGGGCGACTCCCGTTCCGCGCAGCCCCCGAGCACCAGCGAGGGGAGCGTCAGCGCGACGACCGCGGCACGACGTCGGCGGATCCACCGAGCGGAGGGAGCGGGCGCACGGGCGCCTCCCGGACGGTCGGGCAGGCGGAGACGGCCGGGCATGCAGGACTCCCGAGGACTCGGTGGGAGGAGAGTCCTCGGAGAGTAGAGCGCTCGGGCGTCACCGCCGCTCGGCGGCGCCCGCCGTCGGGTGTCCCGGCGCGCACCGCGCGCCGTCAGTCCTGCGCGACCGCGACCGTGACGACCAGCGCCGAGTGCACCACCGGCTCCGAGACGGCGAGATAGCCCTCCGAGCCCTCGATCCACGCCTCCGTCGCCCCCTCGCGGGTGCGGAAGAGCACGTGCTCCTCGCCGGACGCACCGCGCCCGTCGGCCTTGACCACGGCGCGGGTCCGCAGCTCCTGCAGCACCTGCTCCGCGCTCGTGCTCCCCGACGCGATCCGCTCGCGCACCGCGCGGGCCCGGGCGGCGGCGATGCCGATCTCGCGACCGGTGGCGAGCGCGGCGACGACGGCGCCGTCGCAGTGGGCGATGCTGATCCGCATCCGCTCGAGCGCCGGGTGGTCGCCGCCGAGCACGGGGCGCCCGTGCGGTCCGCTGCACTGCCCGCAGCGCGCGTCGACGCGGACGTCGAGCGGATCGATCCCGAGCGTCTCGGCGGCGAGCTCGCGGACCAGGACCCGGCCGAGGAGGAAGCCGTCGCGCACCTCACGGCGCCCGGTCGCCTCGTAGCGCAGACGCTCGGCGAGGGTGAGCAGCCGGAGCATCCGGTGCCGGGCGGAGTCGAGGACCTCGGGGCGCGCCCAGCGCAGCTGGACGTCGTCGGTGGCGAGGAGGGGGAGACCGGTCATGCGCCGCACGGTACGCCGCGCAGGCGACATCGGCGTGACGGGCCGGTGGCCGGGCGGCGTCCGGGCGGCCACAGCCGAGGAGCATCCGCGTCGTCTTGAATGGG
Proteins encoded in this window:
- the mmsB gene encoding multiple monosaccharide ABC transporter permease, producing MTDLQNTPPTAAGAQVNPTENAFTKRLSHVLSDLGKNGIFLALIVVVLLFQIMTNGILLRPQNISNLIVQNGYILILAIGMVMVIVAGHIDLSVGSIAAFVGAMSGVFAVNMGLPWFVSIVLSLLIGALVGAWQGFWIAFVGIPAFIVTLAGMLIFRGLALVVLGNANIGSFPIEYRALGNGFLTDLFGETEGLDPLSLGVGALAIIAFTVQSVRTRRGRQKYNQGVEPGAWFVTKLVLIALVVAAFAFALSSFKGIPVTLIVLAVLVLVYGVVMNRSVFGRHVYAIGGNLHAAELSGIKTRNVTFWLFVNMGVLAALAGLVFTARLNLAGPKAGDGFELEAISAAFIGGAAVQGGVGTIGGAILGGLIIGVLNNGMSIMGIGIEWQQAVKGLVLLLAVAFDVYNKRRSGGR
- a CDS encoding serine hydrolase domain-containing protein, whose amino-acid sequence is MTRSLPRSTPSAHDLDAAGVLDLLDAIEAAPGVELHGLMVVHGGDVVAEGWWAPYSAERLHLLYSLSKSFTSAAVGLAVGEGLVDLDATVLSYFPELDAEVTDPRSRALRVRHVLAMASGHSAETIDRARELDPVDMVRGFLLLPPEQEPGSVFAYNQPCTFAAAAIVQRVTGQSLTEYLRPRLLDPLGIGEVAWIRDASDREIGYSGMHTTTEAAAALGQLHLREGRWGDRAILSPEWVAEASTAQVATPPNDGPDWEQGYGFQFWRSLHGYRADGAYGQFSLIVPEHDLVVAITGQSTDTGALLAAVWEHLLPAVGRGSTADADAQLLERLGSLGLAPLPAPSTAPEPARFTAAADSAVRSLTAVEIAGDDAGWTLALIEGEERLLLAPGSGEWVVTDVVAASAGTGEGGTLLVDVIFLETPHRLHLVLDPAAGSVSARWATEPLHEGPLALLRAPR
- a CDS encoding glycoside hydrolase family 43 protein, yielding MRSRQSSARNRSALAGVAAVVAALLLGVGASPATAAPSGVVTDPNDGVPRTSPPPVYTDYPAVQDPGRGAAGYFQPSWYDTDGRHIQAHGGQIVTTEENGQEVQYWYGEDRTKGYWNSPGVAVYRSTDGHNWENEGVALRSVAAPGDLEAPYFDALYDTVDDAGQPRADRIAELDHHLDTTQSSPNTAIFERPKVLFNEKTGKWVMWWHSDGRITPGGSTYARSMAGVATSDSPTGPFTLQGVYRLYNRTDYQACTTSAVPGQARDMTVFQDEDGTAYISYSSEENYSLYIAKLDADYTNVERTTTTDTLDAGQYSADGTYPYVFADGTAGAPVRGTDFQIVKECGHLEAPAIFANGGKYYTIASGATGWAPNPQTYYTADSILGSWIRGVEKGDVNENVAYNAIPEGGDGLLSIGDGRKTTFGSQSTNVLTLAPGKYVYMGDRWNDGESDSNYVWLPMTVGENGRLEMRNPATEDPARWANGWNESYWDGKGVGVGTWSVADDRLPDTVRRNADVAAALPATVSVTTGSGTRDVAVTWAPTGPALLGTLTVTGTLAADSEFATGRTFTRTIEVAEPGIANLAPGASLTVSSRADLAPTLVDGNVKAKGWDDWTGTGYPRDSRLAFSWSSPQNLDSVTVHAFKDGATATWPSRIEVEYQANGAWTTSTVAATLSQAATDAAPTVALDLSSLPDTTGLRLHLTSAANTWQSISEVQIWGTAPPVNVCRVKGAAVSASFSQTKWATLPAGNACDGSVATAWSTWTDQAFAGSADFTLTTTEAHRVAGLSFTNTEGTLASVSIAYRGTDGVWRPTSAQNVAPAANGALTTIPFTAVDATGLKLSFSTPNSYLKITEIVVPEAAAPALTVPAVVSSRCIAGKAVLSVTATNGESAPIGVTVSSAYGQKAFASVAAGANAAHSWTTRQTAMPSGEVTVTATSGPATLEQKVSYPARTC